A window from Primulina huaijiensis isolate GDHJ02 chromosome 11, ASM1229523v2, whole genome shotgun sequence encodes these proteins:
- the LOC140988615 gene encoding uncharacterized protein, with translation MALLPSKSVVISVPVLVLSAAAAAAATLLFFLLFALSSPSPPCPCTTLATVSDSTKIGERISASAEDIDWLKSQIEANGLHMQPNVLRKGINPRTRQQQLQDLLEFKGIAHYEGEEANNHTALPCPSELLVEEHHSYYGEPWAGGRDAFEFLAETVRVTPNSQVLEIGCGTLRVGLHFIGYLNPGRYHCLERDELSLMAALRYEIPSHGLLPKRPFIIKGEDMDFSKFGHETMYDLIYASAVFLHMPDKLVWIGLERVVDKLKPLEGRILVSHNIKFCSRLGGEECTKRLNSLGLEYRGKHIHDSLLFNHYDTWFEFRRSKA, from the coding sequence ATGGCTCTGCTTCCATCAAAGAGTGTGGTGATTTCAGTTCCAGTCCTTGTTCTGTCAGCCGCTGCCGCTGCCGCTGCAACCCTCTTATTCTTCCTGCTATTTGCCCTTTCATCCCCATCTCCTCCTTGCCCTTGCACCACTCTTGCCACGGTAAGTGACAGCACAAAAATTGGAGAGCGGATCTCGGCTTCAGCTGAGGACATCGATTGGCTAAAGAGTCAGATTGAAGCCAATGGATTGCATATGCAGCCTAATGTTCTACGTAAAGGCATCAACCCTCGCACTCGTCAGCAACAGCTCCAGGATCTTCTTGAGTTCAAAGGGATAGCACACTATGAAGGAGAAGAAGCGAACAATCACACAGCTCTACCTTGCCCGAGTGAATTACTCGTTGAGGAGCACCACAGCTATTATGGTGAGCCCTGGGCAGGAGGACGAGATGCGTTTGAGTTTCTTGCTGAAACAGTACGTGTAACCCCAAACTCCCAAGTTCTTGAGATTGGATGTGGTACACTTCGTGTTGGCCTGCATTTCATCGGTTACTTGAATCCTGGGCGTTACCATTGCTTAGAGAGAGATGAGCTATCTCTAATGGCTGCGCTTCGATATGAGATTCCATCTCACGGTTTATTACCTAAGCGTCCTTTCATAATAAAGGGTGAAGATATGGATTTCAGCAAGTTCGGGCATGAAACCATGTATGATCTGATATATGCTAGTGCTGTTTTCCTACATATGCCTGACAAACTTGTTTGGATTGGTCTGGAGCGGGTAGTAGATAAATTGAAACCTTTGGAAGGTAGAATCTTGGTCTCGCATAATATCAAGTTTTGTTCTCGTTTGGGAGGTGAAGAATGTACAAAAAGACTGAATAGCTTAGGGCTCGAATATCGCGGGAAGCACATCCACGATAGTTTACTCTTCAACCACTATGATACATGGTTCGAGTTTAGACGATCTAAAGCTTAA